The Lujinxingia vulgaris genome includes a region encoding these proteins:
- a CDS encoding helix-turn-helix domain-containing protein, whose protein sequence is MIHEGLDVSHAICAPACALFDLPDVHVLAVERGARQFTVVVETVPPLVGCPSCAVLATGHGRRKVLLHDLPCAGVPVRVRWRKRIYRCLEDACEISTFSEIHELAAPRGKLTTRAIAWAVAQLRSHDIAVSALAEMLGVAWNTVWDAIAPVIEDQLAAEERLTGVDALGVDEHVWR, encoded by the coding sequence CTGATCCATGAAGGCCTCGACGTGTCTCATGCTATCTGCGCGCCCGCGTGCGCGCTCTTCGACCTGCCCGACGTCCACGTCCTGGCCGTGGAACGCGGGGCGCGCCAGTTCACCGTGGTGGTTGAGACCGTGCCGCCCCTGGTGGGCTGCCCCTCCTGCGCAGTGCTCGCCACCGGTCATGGCCGCCGGAAGGTGCTCCTGCACGACCTGCCCTGTGCTGGGGTGCCGGTGCGGGTTCGCTGGCGCAAGCGGATCTACCGCTGCCTCGAGGACGCCTGCGAGATCTCGACGTTCAGTGAGATCCACGAGCTGGCGGCCCCGCGGGGCAAGCTCACCACCCGCGCGATCGCCTGGGCCGTGGCCCAGCTGCGCTCCCACGACATCGCGGTCTCGGCCCTGGCTGAGATGCTCGGGGTCGCTTGGAACACCGTCTGGGATGCCATCGCCCCGGTCATCGAGGACCAGTTGGCCGCCGAGGAGCGGCTGACCGGTGTGGACGCTCTCGGGGTCGACGAGCACGTCTGGCGC